The sequence below is a genomic window from Melioribacteraceae bacterium.
AGCTTGTAAAAGAGTATAGCCACAGATAATAGAAAAGCCGAAGAAATGATTGCGACTTCCAGGAAGTATAATTTCGGGATTTTATTACCCAGCAGAAGCAGAATAATAAATCCTGCAAGCGGTAAAAATAGAGTTATTATTGTTAACGTAGTTAAAAGGGATTCAGTCATAACCTAGTCTTTTAAATTATCTATTTCATCTATGTTTACATTTGAAAATGTCTTGTAAATATTGAGAACTATTGCAAGGGCAATAGCTGCTTCAGCAGCAGCGAGAATTATCACAAAGAGAGCAACAATTTGACCGTTGATTCCGAGATTTCCATATTTAGAAAACGCAACGAAATTTATATTGGCAGCATTCAGAATAAGCTCAACTCCCATCAGAACCATCACAGCATTCTTTCTTGTAACAATTCCATAAATTCCCAATGAAAATAAAATTGTACTTACTACCAGAAAGTGTATTAATCCAACCTGTAACAATTCAATTCTCCTTAAATTCTATTTTGTTCCGGAATCCGACCGGAATAACAATTACAATTTTATTCTTTTTCCCGCCGTGCAATCGATGCTGCACCGATAAGAGCAACCAGCAAAAGCATTCCGAGTAATTCAAAGATCAACACATAATTTGTAAGCAGTTCTTTTCCGATAGCATACGTCGTAGTAACAGGGATTTCACCAGGCTGAGATTTCCATTCAGTCCAGACCATTATGGAGACAAGAGCACCCAATAAAATTCCAACACCTATTGCAGCAGGCAGAAGGTGAACAGTTCCGGTTCTGATATCTACATCGGTAATCTTATTGGTAAGCATAACGCCGAAGAGGAGCAGAATTAAGATGCCTCCCACATAAACCATGATCTGAACAATCGCAAGAAAATCGGCCCCGAGCAGAACGTAGATTCCGGCAACTCCGAAAAATGTGAAGAGAAGTGAAAAACCCGAGTAAACAATATTACGTGTTGTAACTACTACAAAGGCAGAAGCGATTGTAATAATTGCAAAGAGAAAAAATATTATATCGTAGAGTGTCATATTCTATCTATTAACTTGCCGGTTTTTGTTCGTCTTTTGGTTTAGCAGCTGCTGCTGCTTTCTGAGCTTCCTTTTCAGCTGTAAACTTTTCAAAATTAATTCTCTTTTCCTCGGCTTCACCTTCAGTTAATGAAGCGAATTTATAAACAAGATTATTTCTGTCGTATTCAGAAAATTCAAAAACATCCGTCATATAAATACA
It includes:
- the nuoK gene encoding NADH-quinone oxidoreductase subunit NuoK; the protein is MLQVGLIHFLVVSTILFSLGIYGIVTRKNAVMVLMGVELILNAANINFVAFSKYGNLGINGQIVALFVIILAAAEAAIALAIVLNIYKTFSNVNIDEIDNLKD
- a CDS encoding NADH-quinone oxidoreductase subunit J, translating into MTLYDIIFFLFAIITIASAFVVVTTRNIVYSGFSLLFTFFGVAGIYVLLGADFLAIVQIMVYVGGILILLLFGVMLTNKITDVDIRTGTVHLLPAAIGVGILLGALVSIMVWTEWKSQPGEIPVTTTYAIGKELLTNYVLIFELLGMLLLVALIGAASIARREKE